From the genome of Plectropomus leopardus isolate mb chromosome 9, YSFRI_Pleo_2.0, whole genome shotgun sequence:
CTGATGGGAACAACACATACAGATGTTCAGGATACAGTTTAGGTCATTTCCTAGTGGAGCTGTAGGGGCCTGTTTTCTTGGCTAGAGTAAAACTAAAAATCTAGTACAGTTAatcctgttttaaaaagtgagcaTCTGCAACATTTAATGAGGCCTGAAGTGAAGAGGACTAATTTGAACCACCTGGTTTTATTTGTTAGAGAATGAGCACGCAGCCTTGGCCTAAAGCTGCACATTAAACTTTAATGGTTCACAAAAGGCCGCTGATTTGAATCATATGAATGAAACCAGACCGAACaatggagggagaaaaaaacacccacaaaatacaataacaaaaccCCTTAAAGAGACAAAGAGCTCCAAACGCTGCAAATCTGGGCTCCGGCAGTGAAATGATTGTCTCTGCATTATTATAAATCTGTCTCCTGTGAATTCATCCACATGCAACTCATCTGCATTAGTGGCTTATGGTTATTGCAAATAGTTATGATGCAAgacgtgttgttgttgtgcatcCAGATGGCAAAAACTTTCTCACAGAAGAGATTTGGGCTGGAGAAAAGGTTTACAGTGTTTGAGTTTGATACTGGATGCTCATATCTTATCCTAGAAATCACTGTTTGACATATTTAACTTTGACCATGATGTCTCACTGACCTTAACTACGTGGGTTTCGTTGCCAACATCTAATCAAAACTTAAAGCGatatttcagggttttttcAACTCCCTTCTGGGTTCTAAGTGTGTCAAAGTTTATTGTTCTCaattttaacatatatttacatgaatGGCTTGACCGCTTTGgctgtgtcttgttttttatgttttgggaaTCATTTAGaaagtattttaagtattttgaaaatacaaaattactcCACTCTAATCTGTCTTGTTTGAAAttgcatttgaatttttttcaaccccgtcaaattattaataaactcgacctttttagtttggcttttagcTTTAGTTTGGCTcttaattgaactttatttatctgttgactatttatttatatactttaGTCTGTTTCCCATTTTAGTCTGTTTACTACTTTCtacatcattttattattcttattttttattttttttattgtgtgaagCAGTTTGTGTTACAGTTCATTTGTATGACAAGTGTatatattaagaatatttcCAGCGCTTAACCTTGACATCAAACAGCCCTATCTGATGGGCAGCAGAAGCCATTATACCCATCTATGCTCTTTTTTAAAGCCTCCAGACtcttttgacttcttttttttttctttttgtgtcaaatgtcaaaggcatccggtggctttgaagagagcacagTTGGAcataacagtttaaaaacatttagaaaacaaatatttttgtctgATATGGTTAAAAATAGACAACCTAGGGCGCATTACACTTTCTCCAATATGTATATTTAACAGTAAACATGAACATAATTCTTAGGAACATTTTCTTTGTACCTGCAAACGTGGTTTTTAAATGGATCTcatgaaaatgactgaatttcTCGTATACTTGAAAAGCAGGTGGTTGAAATTTTCAGTGAAATAGTCCAAATAAATCCTTGTGTGTCCAGACAACAGTCTTCCTTTCTGAATGTATTTCTACCTTCTTCAATGTTTAAGCCTTCATTTAGTCCTGCAGTAACTAGAGTATCTGTATCTGGGAATTTGTCTGATTTCGCAGAAACTGCCCTTGCGTAATAATTGTCTGCTGTCCTTGCCGACTACACAATGAATCACAACCAGAAACAAAACCACACGTCTGCATAAATCACAAGATGCTTATTCATTCACaagaatataaacaaaaaaggctCCATAATACAGCCTGCTCTGCTCTTTGAAGAGAAGATTTGTTGTGGCCTAGAGGGATCTATTTTGAGGTCTCAGCGCTTCAGAATGCCTCAAAATTGTTGTTACTTTACAACCCAAGAAAGGACTTTGTAAACATCCGTCAACTCATTCAACCTCAGTGAAATCAAGTTTTGAAACCAGAGCTGTAaaccaaatgttacaaaacacaCGAAATGTAAAAATTACTTGCCAAACCCAAAGGTGCGTCTTCTATTACCACAATATTACGCACATGTTGCGATTGTTAATCCTCATAGCTGTATGCTGGTGTGCCTTCAACCAGTGTAGACCTGTCGTGTTTACTTTTTGAATAACGTGAATATCCTAACTAATGATCTCCTTTTGGTCTCATCTTTCACACTGCAAAACATGTTGTAACATCCTCCCTGCAGATCTTGTACACAGCGGGAGCACTGTGTACACAGTAGAGCAAGAAAACAGAGAGGATCCAGGGCAAGAATCAAGTGTTCGCCCAACACAGCAGAGACTCCTGCTTTTCCTCTTCCTGCAGCACAGTGACCCTTTCACCCAACAGCTCTCTGATATGATGGGTGAGAGACAGCTGCATGTGCAATGGCAGAACACCGTGTTAAAATTAGTCATACTTACTTTTTGAATCCGTCTTTGATCCCCCGACAGCCACAGAAGCGCTGATAGAGCGACATCTGGAGGATATTCTGAGCAACAACAAGCAGGCGGTCACAGCAGCCCTGCAGACAGAACTGAAGGACACACTGAAAGcccaaaaccacagaaaaaaggcaagcgtgacacacacatacacactaactGCCAGAGAGGGAATGTTTCTTTAAcatactgttgttgttgttgtttgttgttttttatatatatgtataattttgaCAGTGTCACGTAATAGTGTATAATGCCTCAACAACTGTTTGACTGATAATCAGTTCATTGATGATGttgtttatcaaacaaaaagcagcaatgaTTTATTTGATTAGTCGTCAGCTGTTATTTAATGCCAACTTATTTGATAATTGATTCATTGGgatggagtatttttttttcaagaaaaagtaataataattctcTCATTTCAGCTTATTAAATGTGAATACAGTGAACATCTTATTATGATTGCGACTGTCCAggtcaaatttgaaaataattggtagttgcagccctaagtatgtcatttttttgcttcTTGCAGCTTCTCAAatctgaggattttttttttttaaatttctcagACTTTTGTCATTGTCAATTTAGcatattttggttttggactgttgttgcatttgaaaatgtcaactTTGGACACTGGGAGATTGTGATGgtcatttttcattaatttctgaCACTTTATACAGTAAAAGAGtcaataattagaaaaaaaatcaatgcattcatgaaaaataactgatttGGATTTAATTTAgtaaatgttttgatgttaaGGAACAAGAGAAGCTGCGTTCAGCTGCTGAGGTGATTCTCAGTTCGACCATCAGTATTGTGAGCTGTAGCAGCAACATGGACTTCAGAAACGCCTGTCTGAACACAATGAAggtgtgaaaacatttaatttacaacCATATGTACAGATTCATACAGTTCATTCTTAAATAAGACTTATTCACTTCCAAAACTTGCATGATTTGACACTTGCAGAGATGTAACCACATAAATGAACCTATATACATGTATACTTGCTGATGGTGTGGCAGAGGTCAGATGTGCATCCataatgtatgtgtttgtcagGTGCGTGACACTCATGACTTGTCCGCCTCCCTCTGTGAATCACTGAGGAGGGTGACATCATGGAAATTCACTCCCAGGGGCAGGTGTTATTCAGCCAAGGTGAGTGGGATGTTTGTTGTTCACTGACACCACCCAGTTACTATAGCAGCACTGCAGTGCTCATAGACATACCATTTATTCCATAATCGTAACACCGCGCCATTACTCTCACAGGTGGAAGAACATCCTGAGAGTGATGATGATCCCGCAAGAACAGAAATCTGAgcgtgtctgtgtttgtatggaAATAGTTTTGTTCTGGTAGAAAGCTGTGGAAGCAGAATATCTTTATAGTTTAAAGCGGGGCAGTAGTGCAGGTTGTAAATATGCTATAGAATAGAAATATCTGTTTAacctttaatttaaagaaattgatttatttatcataGTTTGTGTGTTACACCAGATGTTTCTTTAACACAATTCTAAAAAGATTTACATTCAACTAAATATCCCATCTAAGATAATTCTttgttaatgtttctttttttttgtaccgttaataaacacaaactttattttttaagtacacTTTAATATGAAGACTGTaacaataataagaagaaactttatttaacaaaagatTGTAGTAATTGTAACAAATTGTaggaaattataaaaaaaaatgaaaggagcTACACAAAAGAGagggtaaaataaatataaaatgaatgaaacaaagttacaaagtgctttacaaaaatataaagcacTAGACAATTGtagaaaaagtttaaaagtttaaaagatgTTTAATGTGGGACAAAAAGAGCCACACATTAGAGAGAGtaaaagaagttaaaataaaatcaatgaataactacaaaaatgaagaaaatatatagacaatggcaattaaaaaaaataaattaaaaaagtgtagAAGTTATAAAGCTACAAgttagagtaaaaaaaaagttaagggAATACCTTTGAATATAAATAGGTTTTAAGAAGTGACTTCAATATAAAGGTGAGTTCATACCATAAACACTGTGAAAgcacattcataaaaatgtgtttttaagggGGTACGGTTGCATCGTATGGTATAATAGTTCACGCTATTGTTTAATGGTGTAAAACAAGTTTAACTAGGATAACCAGACCGGATAAACATAATGTGTGTATATCGACGAGCCCGAGGCCTGAAACTAAATAACAGCTGTGATAGTGACCACTAGATGGTGGtagaggcttttatttttgtggcgCTTTTCACTTCCGCTTATTATTGTTATGGGATGTGATGTCAGATCCGGCCGCCAACACCGGCAGCGCTTTTTCGCGGTAAAATCATAAGATGAAATGGGCATGTGATGTTGATAAGACGTATTCTGAAATATAACGTGAAACTGTATGCTTAAGTTAGTGTTTAGAAATCGCATTATTAGGAGAATTAGCTCGTCGGCGTCGATATGAAGTGAGAgtaaagctaacgttagctaacaaAGTATCATCGAGACATCGGACCGTCTGAAGTTTTATCTTTTCTGCAATAACACAGTTTCTACACAGCATAAAAACAATGGCAGGAGTTACCGGGGAAAGCCTAAAAACAGAGCTGGAAATGTTTGACATACCCTGTCAAGATGACTTCGCCCTCGACAAGAGTAAGTAGCTAATACCTGCTAATATCTGTCCTTTTGGTAGATAAATATGTCAACAATAGTGGCTAAGAACAACAACCACCCAAAAAACAGGGTGTAGCGTGACCCGATGTTACTGCTATACTAATTTAACTTTTCAGTGTGAAATTTATGACGGAAGTTATTAGTTTTCTCGTTAGTTGTGCCTTGGCTCGTTATTATATgacctttaattttatttttgtgatgcCCATGTGTTTCTTTCAGTGCCTTACATCAACCTTATCATTGACTGCAGATGGTCAAATCTGCCACATTTACATCAGACTCTTTGACTCTACTCTttgtgatgaataaataaattagatatagtcaagaaaactttgttgttttcaaactATAATCcctaaatataaaatataagttTCCAAAATGGGCCATTGTGCATAAAGGGTACATTCACATACTAGTACTTAAATTATACTTTGATGCTGatacttttgtgattttatttaaataaaactttccCTGTAGGAATTTTACCAGTAACAAAATATTACTACACCATGGTATTGCTATTTTTTACTTAGGTAAAATACCCAAGTATTTCTTGTACTGCTGTTTGATATAAATATGCTCAGTTCAGAAAGATTTTTCACACTTAAGCACACCTGTTATATGTGTAGTAATTATCCTCTGCTGctaatttacagttttttttgtaagacaTGTTACATCTCCCTTTTTACCTGCTGTCCTCTATTTTTCTTGTGTCTCCTCCGTCCCTCAGTGGTGGAGCAGTGTATTATTAACAGGATACAGGCTGATGAGATGGTGCTGGAGTGGGTGGCCTACAGCCACACAAAAAATGGACTAAAACTCACCACGGACACCCTGGAACAATTCGAACATGAGGTAATAAACTGATGTTTCTGCTTGTTTCACATCATATGGATTTTGTTAATGATATTTCTGCTTTGAACTTGGCTCTCTGTTAGTCAAAACGCTGGCCTTTAACGTCAGATAGGTGCATCAGTTTTGTATTTACAGCAAGGTTATGTTGTTTGCAGGTGTTAAATAAGAGAAATAAATCCAAACAAAGCTTCAGAAAAGAAGAAACTCATAACAGAACCAGAGACGTCCACTCACTGCAAGACTTGTATCCTTCACAGTTGACTCAAAGTTAGAAAAGAAGCTTTTAATCTTGTAAAGTTTTTCTGATGTCTGTTGTGATGATTTGGTATTGCTGTTTCGTCAGTCCTTGACATTATTTGTTTAGAATCAaagctgaggaagaggaggagaatctGCTCGACGCTTACTCCACTCCTGCTAAGGTTAGCCGTCACTTCTGATTTTAGTTGTGACTTACTGATGTGCTCGAccctgactctgtgtgtgtgtgtgtgtgtgtgtgtgtgtgcgcgtgtgtgtagGGCTCTCAGAAGCGAGCGCTGACCACTCCTGAACACCCTCAATCTAAACGAACTGCAGCTCTGCTGGCCAGCCCGAGTCTGCTGTTGTCTCCTGCCAGCTTTTCTCCCAGGTACTCAGCAAAAACATGGACGAACAGCCAGTGAGCTGCTGGGAAACATCTGAAACCACACAAACATATACTGCTCCTGGCTCTGATGTTTGTCCGCTGtttaatgtaaatatgcaggtttttcactttaaaaaaacccaaatttatatagactcatacaaaagtaaactttctgactttttctcacttttttcccACTTGGAGTGTGTGATGGTGTATGTATGTgtagagactctgccctctgcctgtattttattaatatttttttgtatgcagGACTTTCTTTGGCACAGCGTGTAGGCAAGGTCAAGACATAAGACCGTAAACAGGACACATCTaagaggaagctacaaaaactgcagagacggcactgaaatgcaaatatagtgAGGCAAAATGCCGTTATTAGGTTCACTTTTGCTGACCAATCTTGCATAGCATACCTTAAACAAACAGCGTACAtcagaataatttatttttgacttgTATTAAAATTACTTTCTCAGATAAACCAAGTGGACAACTTGAACAAAGCTAGTGTGGGGATATGTTGTGTttctaaatgtaattttctttattgGCTTGGcagtctccttttttttttttatatattcaatTCTTTTTTCAAGACAAGttacaaatattcaaaatacaaaaacacaataattgcGTAGTAGTGGcaagaaaccagaaaatgcGGGATCAGGACTTTCATTCAAGCCGACCCCTTTGTTTAAATCTGTCCTTATGTGCAACTGTccgaattatttatttttttatttaaggagTACTTTTTGGGCATTTTCACCTATTATTTAACTGCGGACAGTGTAGTATGACGTGTAACAAAAGTCCcaaggctggaattgaaccagGGTACTTGAGGTTAAATGACATGCGCCATAAATACTTCGCTACCAAGGCATCCGAAAACATAACTTTTTACCAGTTCACTGAATCACCTGTTGAGATGTACATCTCTTGCACAGTTTCCGaactctcctcttctctctttgaAAGTGCAACACCGTCCCAGAAGTACAGCCAGCGAGGAGCCAAAGGGGAGGTGGTGGTCACATTTGGGGCCGTGCAGGGCACCCGCTGGGCGGGCAGGAAGGCTCTAAGCGCCGGTGTtcagctggagctgctggaaGGGCCTGAAGACTCCCTCCGCTGCAGCTACAAGTACATGTTCCAAAGACTGCGCGATGTTCGAAATggtaagagacaaaaaagataACGAGCATGTGAATTCATAGAAATTCTTTGGAGGGAAGAGTCCTTTGTTTTAAATCTCATACAGCCTGTCGCATAGCATCACACTGGCACTCAATCATGCCTCTCAAAATATATAAGAAACCATGGCACCCTGCTCAGATGAAACGGCACACACGATAACacgttttttaaagtttaagatCTTTGCGTCTTTTTTATCTAGTGTTGACGGAGAAGATAGAGGAGCTTGGCGACGGCCTCAGGTCTCACTTCAACATCGAAGAGTTCTCCCCGGTCTCTCTGCCTGCTCAGGTACAGAGGTGTAACTGCTGTGACAAAACCAGTAAAAGCACAGAAGCCTTAAACCCATGATTTCCAACATCTTATAGATATAACTTGATATTTTACTCAGCAGTTTTATCCTTAACTAGGAAACTTTTTGAATACTAAACAAATCAGCCTACAGATTTTACATGTCGCTTATTTGAATTAGCTGTTGAGCATATTTGAATATACATGCAGGAAAATGTTAGTCCTAGTATGTGTTTCTGCAGGTTAAACATGTTAATCTTGGAGTTTTTATGAAAAGTATAGCTTCACCATGTGCTCCAGGTTATTTTAGCAGACTTAAACTAGATGCtatttgtaaatattaaatgtgtCTATTGCATTAAGTATAATCTGAATGTttagtttggtgtttttctatCTCTCCACCTGCAGGACAGTATAACAGTGTTGGGTCAGATTTGCTGTGACAGTAATGGCAAACTGAATGCACACTCTGTGCTGTTGGAGGCGGGACCGGAGCAAGGCGGTCAGCAAGTACCTGTTGACCTATCGGAGCTGAAAGAGTACTCCCTGTTTCCTGGTCAGGTGAGCAGAAGGAAActtttgtctctgcagctcgAGCTACAGTCGGGTCTGCTTTTAAAGCCTTCATATTTGATGACTAGGGGTGGGTGATATGGCcctaaaataatttcatttttgcatttgatgatattcttgatgatatgacaaaataagaaaaatattacattcattTCAAGAACATAAAACTGCAACAATATAGGTTTTATGGTTTAATATGTCAACATAAACAACagtttgccttcaaatattcagtaaaaatgaaataattatctACAACAACTTGAACTCAGAGTTAGATTCAGATCACAGtggtataaaatattaaatgcacaaaaaataatcaagtgCAAATTACACATCTAAACAAttgacaaatacaaaaaaaatacccttAAATCTATAAATATCTATAAATAAAGTGTCACTCAGCGCTGACCATCAGACCCAGCTACACACTGAGACCACACTGTTATTTTGTGATGACCATCACCCATTTGCATTTatatagctttttttgttgAGCTGCAAGCATCACTTAGGTTTACATTATGGCAGGCATATCATAAAATTACCTGACGACCGCAATTCCTATGTGCACGTGCGCgagagagaagaggggggaGACGCTGTGAGTTTACTCTGAGCGGTAAGTCGCTACGAGTCTGAAAAGTCTGGTGCTGTTAATGAAACATTTGCAACACACAGACCTAACAACGCCAATGATTCCCCAATACTGACGCCACTCAGAAGCTAACTCTTCTAACCGTGGAGCCGGTGGCAGTTTTGCTTTCAGCCATGGTTATAGATGCAGTGAGTAACGTTATGACGTCATTATGTCAACAAGTTGGAATATCACCATTATTGCAATGAGtttttcttatcatattaaacattaaactggTATTATCGTGAATGTTATTTTATGGCACACCCCAGTTGTTGACAATAAAAAGACTTCTATCCGACTGTGCAGCTCTCTGCCACTTTTTTACCCACTTTCTGTTTGGTATTCTGCCGCTGTAAGTCACCAGACCAGAGTGCATTGTGACTGCAGTATTAATGAGCGGTGGTCTCTCCTTTTCCTGTGCACTGAGGCGTGTGCAGCAGGTTACACGGCCACCAAGAGTAACAGAGCATGCCAAGGACCTGGGCAGCAGACTCACCCAGCGTCTGACCGAGAACTCTGACAACCAGTCAACAGTTCACACATAAGTATGAGTAACCGCCTGCATGCAGCATATAAAACTCTGTTCTGTTTCCTTAGGTGGTGGTGATGGAGGGAATGAACACAACAGGAAGAAAACTGATGGCGTCCAAACTCTACGAGGTCAGTCACAAGTAACAAGTGCAGACACATTAGGAGAGTCAAAGTGAATGTCTTTACAAAgtggcttttatttgaaatattgtttaGAAAATGAGTTGGTTCAGAGTGTCTTAACTTTTAGAACTGGGGAttgtttgtctgtcttctgTTAAAGGTCTTGTCTTTTTTAGGGAGTCCCTCTTCCTTTCTACACGTCTGAGGCCAAAATGGAGACAGACGAAGGTAAATGATGTTGGTTTATAACATTTGTAAAGGTTTTTGTAAATCTAGTGATTAAATTAATGTGATTGAttctttatttagtgttttgcACACAAACGTCCCAAAGCCTCATGGCTTTACAAGACACTGTTGCAATATTATTTCAGTGATCAGTCCAAAATGTCATCAGATGAAGAGAAATCAAAGTAAATGGAGGTCATTATACTGAAAAGTACATCCTCGAGTCTTCATATTCAGCCCAATGAAACAAATAATGAACCTCACTCTCAGTTTCTCCTGTAATAACTTTATAtctttaaagggaaaatttgCCACCTTGTATGTGAATGTCCATTCAGTGTTGATGGTAAATGTACTTGACGGGAGCCATAAATTCCTCAGTGTGTGCTATACTGACTGAGAAAGCCGAGTTTGCAGCTGCAAAATCTGTTCCGCCGTCATTTGATGTGACGTAGTTGGAGGAAATGAAGAACTACAGGTTATTTCAGCTTGCATTTCTAGCCTGGTCTTCTTTACTTCTATTGCAAAACAGCTGCATCTCCAACAGCAAAAATTAGCAGCAAATATGAGTGTGGAGAATGTtacattttgcagtgttttggctGACTCTGATATTCAGTCAGAGTATACGACTGCAGAAATGTTAGCAGAAAGCAGAGAGTCGGTGGCTGCATGAGCCGTGAGGATACAGAATTCAGGGGCCCTCCAGAACGCTCAGAGCATCCTGATCCATGTAGGCGGTGCCGTGAGCAGAAGGACTCAGCTTGCTCGGTCATTACAGCACACGCTGACGAATTTGTTGCTTTGCAacgtctttttctctcttccatGTAAATTTCATACACATTCGTCATCTCGTGTGATTGCAGAGCCGATGAACGTGCTGGTGGCGTGTGGACCGTTCACTCCCTCTGACAGCCTGAACTACGACCCTCTGCTGGACCTGATCAGCATCATTGTCAGGGACCGTCCTGATGTCTGCCTGCTGGTAGAGTCActttctttaattaattttgtttgctGTGACACAAGCTGTTTTTTCACATACAGGCGGGCAAACAAATGTATGTTTCGCAAGAAGCTCATAATCCGTTCTTTGGTGACAGTTTAGTAGCTTCAGGGAAACAGTTGGCACATTACTGCATGTTATTTGTGTATGTATGGGTGTTGTAattctcctttctcctctccagTTGGGCCCGTTTGTGGATTCCAAACATGAACAAATCGAGGTACGTTTAACGGTGGACAGTTTGTGTCTTTACGCCAGAATACACACTGCGCCTAAATGaggttgttttgcattttaaaactaattGAAACATCCAC
Proteins encoded in this window:
- the pola2 gene encoding DNA polymerase alpha subunit B, which codes for MAGVTGESLKTELEMFDIPCQDDFALDKMVEQCIINRIQADEMVLEWVAYSHTKNGLKLTTDTLEQFEHEVLNKRNKSKQSFRKEETHNRTRDVHSLQDLIKAEEEEENLLDAYSTPAKGSQKRALTTPEHPQSKRTAALLASPSLLLSPASFSPSATPSQKYSQRGAKGEVVVTFGAVQGTRWAGRKALSAGVQLELLEGPEDSLRCSYKYMFQRLRDVRNVLTEKIEELGDGLRSHFNIEEFSPVSLPAQDSITVLGQICCDSNGKLNAHSVLLEAGPEQGGQQVPVDLSELKEYSLFPGQVVVMEGMNTTGRKLMASKLYEGVPLPFYTSEAKMETDEEPMNVLVACGPFTPSDSLNYDPLLDLISIIVRDRPDVCLLLGPFVDSKHEQIEKGQVTETFEAIFSRCVESIVDGTTSVGCHLVFVPSQRDIHHHFIYPQPPFTLPNLNKEQAQRVTLVPDPCTLLIDGVTFGLTSTDILFHMGAEEISCGTGADRFSRILKHMLTQRSYFPLYPPAEEINMDYEKFQNFGQMPLTPDVLIVPSELRYFVKDVVGCVCVNPGRLTKGQVGGTYGRLLIQRSATSVDAQRVSPCLAAQVVKI